The DNA region TTTCGCTGTCTGTGGGACTTATTTAACGCATGAAAAACTCAACCGTAACGACAGCTAACCATACTGCTTATTCGGATTGATAAATAACAGAATTTTCGACAAATTatttttccataattttttacttttttcccctgaaTGATTTAATCTTGTACAGTCGACTGAATGTCTGCCTTTTACATACTAGATATAAAGCAGCTATGACAAAGGATCCAAACAAGCCCCGAGGCAAAACCTCATCTTATGCATTTTTTGTGGCGACTTGCCGTGAGGAGCACAAAAAGAAGCACCCAGGAACCAGTGTGGGATTTGCAGAGTTTTCCAAGAAATGTTCTGAAAGATGGAAGGTAATCTACATTGGCTTCATGATGTAAAACTTATTGATGGGATTACAAATAACACTGATCCTGGCATTGGTAATCAATTTCTCTGCTGTTACAGAATCAAGCATACATGATACTGTGTTAAGATGTCCTACAATATCAAGCatagtttattttattgttttgtgtgTGCGCAGACTATGTCTGGCAAGGAAAAGCAGAAGTTTGAGGAGATGGCCAAGAATGACAAGGTCCGGTATGACAGAGAGATGAAGTCGTACGTCCCTCCGAAAGGTGCCAAAAAGGGCAAGAAAAAGAAGGACCCCAACGCCCCAAAAAGGCCTCCGTAAGTAAAACAACACTGCAACTTGGGCTGGAATTGGTTGGCGTCAATATCAACACCCTCCTTTCTCTAGCTCCGCCTTCTTTGTCTTCTGCTCGGAGCACCGACCCCGGATCAAGGAGGAGAACCCCGGTATCTCAATTGGTGACATTGCCAAGAAGCTTGGAGAGTTGTGGTCTACGCAGGGGGCTAAAGACAAGGCTCCATATGAGGCAAAAGCTGCCAAACTGAAGGAGAAATATGAGAAGGTAATGCCATCTTCCCTAACACTGTATTTAACGACGTTTACAATGTATCATCCCTACTTTTCATTGCCAGGATGTTGCTGCTTACAGAGCAACAGGCGGCTCAGGGAAGACTGACGCTGGCAAGAAAGGTGGCCCCGGCAGGCCAAAGAAAGCCCAACAGGTCGACGATGATGACGATGACGACGAAGAGGATGAAGATGATGACgaagaggaggaggatgacGATGAAGACGATGATTAAGCAAGCGGTTGTTATGCATTAAGCtcagttatttcattgtgtgggTGTTCAAACCTTATAGCCTGCTGTCCCTGTTGATCGGCCTCTTTAGGTGGATCAGACCTGTATTCCTTgtcaaattcagggatttagttTAATATCCCCCCCCCAAGTTAGTCCCTTTAACGATTTCTTTAGACCCTTGTTGCTCGATTAAAATGGTCAACTTTTGGTTTGTTGTGCCAGATTGAAGGACTTAGCCTGTGTTACGGTCAGCGGACAGCAGTGTATCAGCAAGGTTTTAAAGAaatgttttgcttttcaaagcACTGCTTAGGTTTGTTTAGTGGTGCTGTTTGTTCACTGTCATTTTACTCAGACGTCTAGTTTgaattaaatggaaaaaaaaaaatctgccgttttaatattaaacaatGTAGAACTGAGAATTTTGTTTTGTAATAAAATTTTGTATATTGGTTATGTGATCTGTCATTTTTGATTTGGAAAAATGTATTAATTGTGGTTAGGGGAGCAAGTATAGCAGTCAAAATAATTATGCTTGGCAGGTTAACtgatcaaaacttttttttttaactataaaaTTCACTTTCTGTGGGGTCTTAAAAACTAGTCCTAAATCCAATAAAGGTCTTAATCTTGACTGGTTTTAAGGTTCCATTTTTGGGGACGTAACTATAAAGCGGAACTACCTGTGTTGCCCAGTCAGAATTTATTGAACATCAGCTATTGCTGCACTGCAAAAAAACTCCTCTTTAAAACTAGTTACATTTGTTTTCAGCGTAAATCTCAAATtacctgccagtgcttcaagttttactcagatttcttgaaattagCTGAAAATGAATTTTTGGCCATAAATTACTAGTCTCTcaaaagctttgaaatgttgattcaaaacaattgttCAAAACTTAAaagcacattttttgatttaggTAAACTTAAATATATGGTCTTAAAAAGTAGTTGATTTAAAGTAGTTTTTGCACAAAAAGCCGCtactttcccctcattttgaatcctgcggcttattgatttatttgggttaatagcaaacactatttgacagcggcgtcataagactgtcataattgacatgacacttatgggcattaatgaatgcttataatgtcATTGTCATCCAGCAAAAACTCAATTATCTCCAGctctgatcttttacatccatttaaaagacaatttgccagatgacatctgtcataagcattcattaatgctcctgacatgtcaaaattatgacggtCCTATGACAGTGTTTTGCCGCCGGTGTCaaagttttaccggttaatatcttggtgtaaatatcccataatacagcgagGACGGCTGCTGGtgcagtttatctatgaacaaatgttttcgtgtcaaatttggtaggtactcaggtgcaccttatagtttgAAAATTACGGAAAATTGAattatctgacgcattaatctgttaactagtctttaacactcaatacAAGATTaagaaaatgatttgactagatttaagaaaaaatctAAGATGTTATAAATTCAGTGTGTGCATGCACAGTTGTGTAATGGCAGCTTAGTTAGCAAAGCAGCGGTGAAAATTTTTAGCAACCTATTTACAACAGAGAAAGTAgataaataaaagaaataaattgATATACTTTGCAAGTTATTCCAGGCCTCCAATTTTCCTTCTTTTCTATGTTTTTCCGGTATTAATGTGAAATTGGtcttaaattgtatttattatggtCTTTAAAAAGTCTTAATTTAATCAAAacgtttactttttattttataaatctGACTAAATCTAAG from Corythoichthys intestinalis isolate RoL2023-P3 chromosome 8, ASM3026506v1, whole genome shotgun sequence includes:
- the hmgb2a gene encoding high mobility group protein B2a, with amino-acid sequence MTKDPNKPRGKTSSYAFFVATCREEHKKKHPGTSVGFAEFSKKCSERWKTMSGKEKQKFEEMAKNDKVRYDREMKSYVPPKGAKKGKKKKDPNAPKRPPSAFFVFCSEHRPRIKEENPGISIGDIAKKLGELWSTQGAKDKAPYEAKAAKLKEKYEKDVAAYRATGGSGKTDAGKKGGPGRPKKAQQVDDDDDDDEEDEDDDEEEEDDDEDDD